tcaacgctgatggttctgatactgagtgggatgaagattggtataattatcttcattcggaggagttcgctcgtcgagaagaataacgtgtttttattttgtttgatgtgtattttgtaaccctcgtcgggcagaataacatgtttttgttttgtttgacgtgttttgttttgttttgttcggatttcggattgtatcgcacagtgtttttgtattggatttatcatgttaataaaaatacgtactagtgtaagtaacaaatgacggaggaggtgtaaccggggccgaaacatatgacggaggaggtggatgtccggaggaagaagaaccggaggtacgtccactgcgagacaaaggagccaatcattgtaagctatagtttatcattatcatctagggacgtcatttctaaaaaatcaagattaaaaataataagatttttttcccaattttttgtaatgacgtcccctgatgataatgataaattatagcttacattgattggctcctttgtctcgcggtggacgtacctccggttcttcttcctccggacatccacctcctccgtcatatgttccggccccggttacacctcctccgtcatttgttacttacagtagtacaccttttgaaatttggaagcctttttttctccccaccactctctcatccccacctacccgtgttcaacaatatgtaactttaattttatgtattattatcgttgtaatcttcacccggttaaataaagcgaattgttgttgtttttcattttattctgtccagacatattttcggaggttcatttccgaattctccaagggggtgcgttcggagatgaacttccgaaacaccacattttctgaaaatgtaactttatttcggagatgcatctccgaaaccaatattttatattaaaaaaaacacgttttcggaagttcatttccgaaaacacctttttttcaaaaaaaagtaccgtttcggaaatgaacttccgaaacaaggggtaatgttgtaaattcaccaggggtgggcaagaaggttaggaggtgggtgaagaaaaaaccATAATTTTAGTTGAATGAATCATAAGTCCATTCAAAATCATTCTTCAATAGCATACAGTTGTCTCTCTTCCTTCTTGCCAAATCTAGAATTTCATTAAGAACAAACACATAAGCAAGACTCAAGCGCTTTGGTAAAGAAAGTGTTTTGACACTTCGAAATCAAAACTAATACCTTTTCTCAACCTTGAAGCCAAGACCTTAGAAAACATCTTCAATCCAAAAGATTGGGTTGCATCAACCGTTTAACCCACACTTTAATCTACATAAAGTTCCCACCGTTTCCGTTTTCCATCAATCGAGCTAGAAGGCTAGACATTACAACATAAAACAAATCATTATCTTTCCTTCCCCTACACACCTAAAAACATTTCCCAAGAGAATGTAAATTGAACATCCACAGAGCCAGACTTCCAAATACTTATAAATAGAATGCCACCAACCCTGCCAATGGCGATTGCCCAAATACTAGTTAACAACTCAGAATCCATTTTTACACATCGCCTTCTGAGTAAAGCAAATATCAAACTTACCAGAATCCAGCAGAGTACTGAATAAATAACCCAAAAAGTAATGTTGTCTTCCTGATTTTTTCATAAATAACCCAAAAGAGTGATCTGgtcttactattttttttttctgcACCTAACttgtattattttataaaacgtctgccaaattttaataatttcttAATTTtgcataaatatataaaataaaataaaaattagcagTGAAGTGAGAATCTGAGAGTTGTTGTTCTAAAAAACTCATGTTTtgttatgatatatatatatatatatatatatatatatatatatatatatatatatatatagtggacgactcaagtgagaacacttggttattatgagaaatgagaacaatgaatcacgaccattaaattttgattttgttgattttaatggactcgattggtttctctttctgtgtttatttaaaataaatattaaggatcatagaaagagaaaccaatcgagtccattaaaatcaacaaaatcaaaatttaatggtcgtgattcattgttctcatttctcataataaccaagcgttctcacttgagtcgtcccctatatatatatatatatatatatatatatatatatatatatatatatatatatatatatatatatatatatatatatatatatatatatatatatatatatatatatatatatatatatatagctctggtttatatatatatatatatatatatatatatatatatatatatatatatatatatatatatatatatatatatatatatatatatatatatatatatagctctgGTTTATTTATCAATTGATGACTTTCAAGAAAACAGATCTAATCTAATATTACACTAATAATACATTCAAATTTAGACTTTTGTATgataaaatctaaataatattACATGGCTCATAAATGAATACATTGAAATTTTTGTAACCTAAGAGGACAAATGTAAGTACAACAAATAATGAAAGCAAATACATTTAGGGAATGTAAAGTATTGCTTGAGtacaaaattgtattttttttgtttttgttttgtttatataGCTGTTGGATAACATTTTTGtcatcaaacaaaaacaaactttgggcAAATTATAAATCCAGAGAACTAGAAGGAATCATTCTACTTGATTCTCAGCTATGAATAATTTACATCATGAAGCATAATAAAATCTTGAAACAAACAATTTCACTGTCTATATATGAGTTATACTGCCTTTGCTCATGCATAACTCTTCGTACTGCCCACCAATAACACAGTGGGAAAAACCTCAACACCAATTAGCTATCTTGAAAACTGTGAGGGTACTCAGATTTCTTAATGCTTTTTGCCGGAAATGCAGTGAAGTTTCCAGGTTCCTTATTGAGTGATTAATTTTATAACAGGTGTGTTAACCTCATCAACCCTATTAGGCTATTGCCTCTTCCACAAAACCGCATCGAAAAATTATATCGAAAAATTGAGCACCCATAGCACAGGCATCTTTTTGTTGCTTCTTAAAAGCTCTCCCATAATTTTCTATGAATTTACATTGCACTCACTCAAGAGCTGATCCTCTTTGTTCAGAAACTTCTTCCAGTAGCTCTTGTAGTTTGGAATTCCCAGATCAAGCCATGGTTTCATTTTCCCATTGTAGTGTAGTACCGGAGCTGTTTTAATGGAGTTAGAGTCAATTTTGTAATCATGACCCAATCCAGACCGCACCCACGACTCATTGAGTGGATATATTTTATTCTCAAATGTGAGCAAGCTTGCAGGCCATGTTGCAGCTATGTTGAATCCTTTTTGTTTACTCAACTATATAAGGAAATAAATAACATCATAAGGTAAATAACACAATACTCAACAAACCACATCATGCAGTCATTAAAGATAACATAATTCTTTTAGGCAATTTTATATTTGCTATGCTATATGAACCGCCTAATGTAAAGACTACTTCTGACCTTTCACAAAAACTTcctaataagaaaaaaaaaaacagaaagaaACCGATAGGGGATTCCTATACACAAATAAACTATCTCCATTGTTACTATTTATAACCAGTAACTAGTTTTAAATCAGGCCGGCCTAGTGCATTTGGGCAAGAATTTAATTGTGTCGAGCTCTCAGTCCTATTGGATTGTGTTCCTTTTTTTATTCTTATAACTAGagttcaaaataatttatttaatcaacTTGTATTGAAAGATTACAAAGTAAAAGACAGATGCTTGTTGTAAAACGACATTTGACTTCAAAATGAGAGAATACAGCTCCTTGGATTTGCAAATTCATTTATAATTTTCACCCTAGATGTGCAAGAAAACcacccttttttttttcaaagtgtTGTAACAAACAGtgaaaacaacataaaaaaatgttttcactgttttctTTACATGCATAACTTGAAAACACAACAATATGAAAacaagtttgtttttttaaaagacTGAAAACATGAATTATTTAGCAAACTAGCAGTCACTTGATAATTCTAGTGACTTTGAATATTCTTTGAAGGTCAGGCTATGTGGGGCCATCCTAAATTGGGTCAGGCCAATTTTTTAAGTCAATCAGCCTAGTAATTCATTTTGTTGGGTTATTCAGACCAATGCCTTGAGCTTGGCCCAGTATGACGCCTCTACTACTACTGCTATATTTAACAATACTACTTTCAGTACTGCTATTTTTAGCAATACTACTCTCAGTACTGCTATATCCAATAATAGTATTTTCCAAAAATATTGTAATGCAGATCTAGGGATTTTAGCCACTAACCTCTTTTAACAACTTTTTGTAAGTTTGAGTAAGACCAAGCTTTCTCCACTTCACTAGGTCAATTATGTTTAACCCTGACATCCAAGCACAGGAATTATGACTGAACCCTTTTTCGCCCAAATAACTTTTCAGCTGACCTAGCCTTACTGAACAGAATTGCACTGCGCCATTAACTTTTTCACCCATGTCAAGGTTCCAAAGGGCCGACAAGTCTTGCTGAATCACAACGTCGTCGTCCAGAACAACAATTTTCTTCAATTTGCTGAATATATCAGGAAGTAAATAATGTGAATGAGAAAAAATTGAAACATATTCTGTTTTAAACTGGCCCGCGGATGGATTATCATAACTGCGAAATGAAACGCGAAACTCTTCAGGCAAGGACAGTTGTGATGGATTGTCTTTTAGGCTATCCATCTCAAGATGCTCAACATTTAACACTTGAACAGCAGCTTCTCCATAATTGTTCTTCTTGAACCAAAGCTTcattgcataataattttgtcCGTCAGACAGCACATGAAAAACCTGATTCCGACTTACCTGAAATATTATGCAGCAACAAGTGAAATTATTAAAATTGCTTCTAAAATCCAACCTCTATCAATTCACTGGTGCTTGATTAGAAGCAAAGCATACTTTTGCATGAGTTACAGTGGAGTTAATAACCACTGACGCAGCAAGCACATTattagagaaaataacataatggCGCAATGAAGAATCTTCAAATTTTTTTGAATCAGCCTCATCATCATGTGAAGATTTGAAATATTCAACAGTTAGTTTCAGTGCCAGGCAGTGAAAACTCTTCGGCATTGTCAGAACGTTGAGTTTATATAGGAATGCACTCTGTTTCATGTGGAAATCAGCTTCATCCTCAGTCAGATCATATATTTGTCTCAATTTCTTATCAACATTGTCGCAAACCACGGGGACTGATTTAGCTTTGGATATTGCAACTTGCATCTTCTCTGATTTAGTCTCAACCCTATAAAATGATTTTGAATACTTTGTAAAATTTCTTGTAAACTTTATAGTAACTAAAATGAGATAAAGTGCTTTTGCATGAGGGGGCATGTTTAAAGCATTCATGGGTTAACACCTAAATCCTAAGGTTTTGAAGAGTTAGTTCATGAGTCCTAACATGCCTTAAAGTCAAGGTTCGCAGGGCAATAGCATTGGGTTTGAGGTCAAACAACATAATGGATATCTTAAACCCCAAGACAGAACAAAGTTAAGataagaaagaaaaataagagCATGCTTTGCAGTATACCGTATTAGCCCAAAAAATTGTCTATGAACCATAAATGGTGCTAAAAACAAGTAGTAAAGTAAATAGAAGTTAAAGACAATTACATAGAAGCTAATAAAACTAATACAGGTGACTTTAGTTGTTTGAGGAAATAAACTAATTAAACTGCACTACGGACTCTAATCTAACGTCTgaaaacataacaaaaacatTTGGATCCAAGAAATTACCAAAAGCTAGATCTGCAAGCAAATTAGAAAACTAAAAATCAACATTTTTACAAGACTACTTGATTGAAGGTAAACTATGTTCACAAGAAAATCATCAGATACCAATAACTTTTCAAGTAAGaaagcaactaaaacaactaagCTAGGGGACAAAAGAAATATCCAATGATATCAGCTTACAGTGGAGGGAGATCAGCATCTGTAGAAGATTCACTAAGTACATGCTCCAGCTCTTGTATACTCTGTTTTAGTTCGCGAGACAGTTTGTCTTGTGCTGGGAGTTTTGCAATGCTAGGATAATAAGATCTAGCCACAAATAGTTGGTCTTTCAATTTCTTAACCATGGCATCTTTCATAACTTCTTTATGTTTTTGTTGCCACAAACAATAACTACCATATGAGAGCTCACACGACTTTCCATTTTCATCAGGAGAATTTGTCTTAGGGTCGGTGACTTGTTCAATGCGACCAACTTTAGGATTCTGTTACAGAATATAAATTTGTTCAAGTAGCTACaagaataatatataaaatagctTTTAAAGGAGTCTGCTGAAAAGTACAAAGTCATAAAACTTGTGTTATAACACTGGGACTGAGTGTCATTTGGCTGTTTTTATATCTCTATGTTTTTCTGCAAGCTGGCTAATTATTTAAGTGGAGCGTTAAAAGTTTCAATTCTATGTTAGTACTTAGTGTGCTGTGAACATTATTATAGGATAAGGATAAAGATTAGACTAGTTATAGAAGATTCTGCCTACAAAGATTAATAGTATATAAGTCTCTCAGTCTCAATTAATGACTTGAATTGAACTATTCAGAGCAATTATGTGTTCAACAAATGACAATGATATATTCATACATTAGAAGTTGGGGGTGGTTGCAGAACAGATTTTGGTGGCACCTTGACacctgaaaaatatttaaaattagaaacaaaaaaaagaaggtATTGATTTCCAACAAGGTTTCATGAGGACATATGATATTGAATCCATAGAAGCACACCTCTATGTTTTTCTTCATTGGCACCCCTACTGATGGTGCCATTCTTGTTTCCTCGAGCATAATTCTTCATAACATCCTGACATgcaaaattattattgatatatGATAATTAATAGTATTGTCACATATATTCTAGATGGCATACGATGCAGCGTTGCCAACCCCTTCAGTTCCATGTATAAGGAAGGAGGATTTTTATTTAACTTGATCCTGTGAATCTTATAATTTCAGACAAATCAGTACATTTATACCCCAATCCCACAACTTGTAAATCTGGAAGGAGTTAGTAAGATTTAAGAACTGTGTGAACAAAATTTTGCAATGTAAAGGGGCCACTTTTGTATGGAACCATTTATTTGAGGATTTAGAACAGTattggatgtgtcctattttaaaacaatttctaATGGTTAGGAACAAAGGCTTTGCCAAAAACAGAGACAAATATTTAGCAGGATTGAGAAGTTTACGCAGTCCATGGAGCGTTTGGTAAGTTAGTATAGGATTACCTTGATACCTCTCAAGTCTCAACTAGGGGATAGGAATGGGTACATCCTACATGGCTTTCTTCTAATGTCTGTTTATAAATAACCCCCATTTCAAACATACTTTGAGAAGCTTTTGAtgtatcatttttttttatctatATATATTCGACTGTTCTCTTATGTTTCTCTTAAACCTCTATGTTTTTCTTCATTGGCACCCCTCCTGTTACCTGTGTTTCACCCAAATTTTTCTGACAAATTCATTTTTACAGTAATAAAACCAAAAAACTATGCAACTTGAAAGAATGAGATCTTAGGTTGACACGGAACCCGGAATTGATGACAATTACAGAAATACTGTCCACATGGAGTTTTCCTTTTGATTACATTAGGCAAGAATAAACAGACGAGATGATcggttatttatatatatttgttatcaTACAAATTTCTAAATAAAGAAGTATAAAAATTAACCACCAGAGTATTATGCAGAGAACCTTGGGAAGAGTTGGTTCAAACTTAGTGATCAGATCCTTCACATGACTTGATTTTTCTCCCTGCGGAAGAAATTTACACAAAAAAAGACATCACTCGTGGATTTGGGGGGGTAAGATTTCTGTTTTTGAATGTTTGGCTTATTCACTAAGCATGCGTTCCTCTATTACTGGTAACCTAATTGTTTACCCAATTTCTTTGCTTTGAGAATATCCATCAAACTTGTGCATTAcaattgaaaatttgaaaattattcaCACATTTGACTACTTAAAAATTGACAATTTATGTTTAAGTAACGGTACGTGTTAACTATAATTAAAACAGTGAGGTTACCATGACAAACAATACCGCGTAGAAGATTGCTAGAAGAAAAAGAAGGCTTATTTAAAATAGCTTGGGACTTAACCACCATACCTCAGACTTTTTCTCCGTGTGGCCAACATTGTGTCTATCGTAACTTTCAAGAACTTTATGACTCTGAATCAGAAAGTGAGAAATAAAACAACAATGTCAACATGATAATACTAAATTAAGCTGGAAAAATTGGCACAAGTTCACAAATACATTTGAAGTGAATGCTTACCGAAGGAGTACTTCTCTGTTCATATATATATCCTGCAAAAACACAATGACAAACGGAGACCAACTGTAAGCAAAAAAACAATttacacaaaataaataaataaagtgcaATGCTATTTAGCCCAAAACTATCATCACAAACATGGGAGTGGATTCTCGCCATTCAATTTACCCTTTAATGATATCAAGACCatacaataaaatattaaaaatcaaaatgaTTTGAGGAGGTAGAGTTTGAAGAGTGGAGATTAACACTGCTCCTCCTCCATTGAAATCTAAACTGGAGGGAATCCTTTCCCTCACAAACACATCACCAATAAAGAATAACCAATCATAAGAGTATTTGGCAGAATACAACCAAAAACTACGCCTAAATTCGCCCGAGTTCCAAAATTCTGTTATAACTAATggcatttttcataaataaataaattttgcaCACCATACTTAGTACTTGTTTGGAATCACGGTGGGAAACATAAAAAACATACGTTTAATAGAAGCTACAATTAGTAGCTTCTCATTTCCACGGCAAAAAGCAACTGCCACCGTGATTTTATGAATTGGAAACGTGGTACCAAACACATGCTTAGTGAGAGAAGGAAATTCAACTCAAAAAGGAAACTCTATTTCTCCTAATAAACAGTAAAATAGTTTAACACTAGCGTCCAATAAGAAACCACCCATCTATCATGTCATGTAAGTAATTCATAAATATCTTTGTGATTTGACGGAATACACTACAAATGCACAACTGTAAATAAGTATCAGCaatcattaataaataaaaatatcagaAAACAGACATTTATGAcagaattaaattaaatcatataattAATCCATCACTCATATAACGTAGAAGCAAACATGCATTGAACATTCCTCTATTAAATTAAAAACAGAAAACATAAGAAAGCGATATTCACATTGATAATACATTACACAGATCTTTAAGAAGCCACAAAATTAAACGATTCACACTCAAAGTAACATCAGCTTAAAGTAATAAGATTAacgaaaacaaagaaaaaaaaggaaaaatcgaTTAACATTGGATCTAGAGCGTGTAATCATTGAGAATGATGCGTAACGTGATTAGGAATGAAATAATCAGTGTGATTGATGTGGATCTGTTGCGTATAGAGAATGTGATGAAAACGAAGAAAGTGAAATTGAATTGAGAATCAGAGAACGATAGATCTCAGTGATTTAGAACGAGATCAAGTACCGGAAGAGTGAAAACCGTTGTGGAGACCGAGCAAGAAGACGAGAGGGACGAGCATGGAGAGAATGACGAGACCGAGAACCGCAATCACGAAGCCTCGCCACCGTCGTTTTGCGGGGACGCCGTACGATGGAACCGCGCCCAAACCACCGCTCTTCATCGTTTtttcttcagatttcttcaaTTTCTCGCTTTCTCTAtttatctttctctttttctcactTTACTAGTTTGTGTTTTGTACTTtttctgttttttgttttttattattttattttttgtttcaagATAAATAACACTTGTTTGAAAActgaaaattgaaaattgaaaataataataataaaaagaaaattttattatattatatttgtaaTAATAACTGGAGTGTAATCATTCAACCGCCGACTGAGAAAGTTAGTTTAGCTTGATGCGCCAACAAGGGAAATAAATTGGATCTGGTCTGGTGGTACAAATGAATAATTATCGACTTCCCATGCGCTCAAATCAGGGTATTTTATAtgcttttaagaaaaaaattggaaACTTAACCGTAAAAACTAACCCTAGGAttaaaattaattgtattttatttatttatgctttATTCACATTCTGAAAATAGggatacatattttttttattccaaATTTGGTTTGTAAATTTTTGATACACCAGGCTTTAACTTTCatatctctattttatatttgggGATTGCTCAATAAATCTTTAGTGGTGTTCACAAGGAagaagttatttttaattatttttataaattaaaataataacttTAACATTTAACTATTCAAATATCTATTATTAAATTCTTAATATAATCAAAAtcacattatttttttaaaacgatacaaaataatctttttttaatttatttaaaataactgTAAGtgatgttttaaaatataaaaaattataacaaaagaataaaacataaatttaagTCAATTTTGTTGTTGAATGAAAAATTGAATTGTCAAAAAAAACTAAAGTGAATTAAGAAATTGAATTACCAAAAAAAAATTCACTCTCGAAAACACAACTGCTTCTGCTCGGCCAACTGGATTTTATAAtacaatataatatatttaatacatCATCTTTTAATTTACAAAATTGTTCAATAAAAATTAAGGAGCCTGCTTGccctgtgtaacaccccaaacctacccaacgaatattaataaaatcagagtgcggaaattcaacatacaatcgggatgtcacattcaacgtaaaacaacaaacaacttaatcacatatatcatagatacatagcacaaaattcggatgaaccgataagaatctgtttactcttttaaaaataaacaacttttattaataataataatatcaattattcaacttcacttcgtgcaatattttcattcaattaaAACAACTTCACAACAACATATTGCTTCACAatttccacttaaaagttaacatcttatagttataacaacaattaataaataacaacaatcgttcaacccccgagtgctacgtatcagagcaagacccaactcgaactaacagcaactaaagacttcataaaaataCTTCGAACATCAACCgttattcttgagtacctgcccatttcccatggtaggggaaacatcagcagaaggatgagatatccaacaatataagcaagcgtatgataaataatatattaagattagatcatacaatatcaccacttcatacttattcaaacaacagttataataacaaatagcaagagcggttataataattatttaccaacaacaattatgataacaatattcagtaacaagtataacaacaattagtaacaacaattagcaacaacaactataacaatagttataataattatttcacaatttaaatcatcacaacttaataacaacaaccacttataacaacaacaacttacaacaacgacaacttatatcaacaacaacaacgtaataacaacaacaacaaaataacaacaacaacttcaaatgcgactcaactgtgcaaatgtatgtggtaccatttggagtaaaactctcaacttaaacatatgtcaggttatcgaggcatttcaacaaggcgtaagccttcaacgtggtgccattaaggccaag
The Vicia villosa cultivar HV-30 ecotype Madison, WI linkage group LG6, Vvil1.0, whole genome shotgun sequence genome window above contains:
- the LOC131609515 gene encoding probable galacturonosyltransferase 7 isoform X1 — protein: MKSGGLGAVPSYGVPAKRRWRGFVIAVLGLVILSMLVPLVFLLGLHNGFHSSGYIYEQRSTPSSHKVLESYDRHNVGHTEKKSEGEKSSHVKDLITKFEPTLPKDVMKNYARGNKNGTISRGANEEKHRGVKVPPKSVLQPPPTSNNPKVGRIEQVTDPKTNSPDENGKSCELSYGSYCLWQQKHKEVMKDAMVKKLKDQLFVARSYYPSIAKLPAQDKLSRELKQSIQELEHVLSESSTDADLPPLVETKSEKMQVAISKAKSVPVVCDNVDKKLRQIYDLTEDEADFHMKQSAFLYKLNVLTMPKSFHCLALKLTVEYFKSSHDDEADSKKFEDSSLRHYVIFSNNVLAASVVINSTVTHAKVSRNQVFHVLSDGQNYYAMKLWFKKNNYGEAAVQVLNVEHLEMDSLKDNPSQLSLPEEFRVSFRSYDNPSAGQFKTEYVSIFSHSHYLLPDIFSKLKKIVVLDDDVVIQQDLSALWNLDMGEKVNGAVQFCSVRLGQLKSYLGEKGFSHNSCAWMSGLNIIDLVKWRKLGLTQTYKKLLKELSKQKGFNIAATWPASLLTFENKIYPLNESWVRSGLGHDYKIDSNSIKTAPVLHYNGKMKPWLDLGIPNYKSYWKKFLNKEDQLLSECNVNS
- the LOC131609515 gene encoding probable galacturonosyltransferase 7 isoform X2, which translates into the protein MKSGGLGAVPSYGVPAKRRWRGFVIAVLGLVILSMLVPLVFLLGLHNGFHSSGYIYEQRSTPSSHKVLESYDRHNVGHTEKKSEDVMKNYARGNKNGTISRGANEEKHRGVKVPPKSVLQPPPTSNNPKVGRIEQVTDPKTNSPDENGKSCELSYGSYCLWQQKHKEVMKDAMVKKLKDQLFVARSYYPSIAKLPAQDKLSRELKQSIQELEHVLSESSTDADLPPLVETKSEKMQVAISKAKSVPVVCDNVDKKLRQIYDLTEDEADFHMKQSAFLYKLNVLTMPKSFHCLALKLTVEYFKSSHDDEADSKKFEDSSLRHYVIFSNNVLAASVVINSTVTHAKVSRNQVFHVLSDGQNYYAMKLWFKKNNYGEAAVQVLNVEHLEMDSLKDNPSQLSLPEEFRVSFRSYDNPSAGQFKTEYVSIFSHSHYLLPDIFSKLKKIVVLDDDVVIQQDLSALWNLDMGEKVNGAVQFCSVRLGQLKSYLGEKGFSHNSCAWMSGLNIIDLVKWRKLGLTQTYKKLLKELSKQKGFNIAATWPASLLTFENKIYPLNESWVRSGLGHDYKIDSNSIKTAPVLHYNGKMKPWLDLGIPNYKSYWKKFLNKEDQLLSECNVNS